In bacterium, a genomic segment contains:
- a CDS encoding glycosyltransferase family 2 protein, whose product MEEHQLQDSDHTPQVSIGMPVYNGEKFIGKALDSLLRQTFTDFELIISDNASTDGTEGICRHYVAKDSRIRYCRQSQNKGGSWNFNFVLHEAQCDYFMWAACDDSWDKNFIKDCVNFMDNHTDIGIVFSKFWVTSRMYPIIKMKRFPNMSFLCNEDPFIRVAKYIELEEATYKSNVIYGLWRRSIAKQTIDAFDGMKVDNETPYIVFFLTRHKCFQIPRILFYKTYKMFPPGHWLGTFLYKSVSQWRYGHLRRDNCIKRLERHFEVLQMAIKRAGVWDNNYENMLNENYARAMKWL is encoded by the coding sequence ATGGAGGAGCATCAATTGCAGGATAGTGATCATACACCCCAGGTCAGCATTGGCATGCCAGTGTATAATGGAGAAAAATTTATAGGAAAGGCTCTTGACTCTCTTCTTCGCCAAACATTTACTGATTTTGAGTTGATTATTTCAGATAATGCTTCGACTGATGGGACAGAGGGGATATGCAGGCATTATGTTGCAAAGGATTCAAGGATTCGATATTGCCGACAATCACAGAACAAAGGGGGGAGTTGGAATTTTAACTTCGTTTTACACGAAGCCCAATGCGATTACTTTATGTGGGCAGCATGTGATGATTCCTGGGACAAAAATTTCATAAAAGATTGCGTTAATTTTATGGATAATCATACTGATATAGGGATTGTGTTTAGTAAGTTTTGGGTAACATCCAGGATGTATCCAATTATTAAAATGAAACGATTTCCTAATATGTCTTTTCTGTGTAATGAAGATCCATTCATCCGCGTTGCTAAGTATATAGAGCTTGAAGAAGCTACGTATAAGTCCAATGTGATATACGGCCTTTGGAGGAGAAGTATTGCAAAACAAACAATCGATGCCTTTGATGGTATGAAAGTAGATAACGAGACGCCCTATATAGTTTTCTTTCTAACCAGGCATAAATGTTTTCAAATACCTCGTATCCTTTTCTATAAAACATATAAAATGTTTCCTCCCGGACATTGGTTGGGTACCTTTTTATACAAGTCTGTTAGTCAGTGGAGGTATGGCCACTTAAGAAGAGATAACTGCATTAAACGTTTGGAAAGGCATTTTGAGGTACTACAGATGGCCATTAAAAGGGCTGGGGTATGGGATAATAACTACGAGAACATGCTCAATGAGAACTATGCACGAGCAATGAAATGGCTTTGA
- a CDS encoding DUF268 domain-containing protein, with amino-acid sequence MKEKIKHQLRIPYSIMVLLGFDPRKTIHAIRNLPFYLYDLKILKNQQAFTKNSFPFGKFYPIFEERTMESGSAKGHYFHQDLLVARRISLNNPKIHVDVGSRVDGFTAHVASFRSIEVIDIRPLSSHIPNVHFMQADLTKNLEKDLIDYCDSLSCLHAIEHFGLGRYGDPVNYDGHLIGLKNLYRILKRYGKLYISVPIGPQRIEFNAHRVFSIVYLLELFVGKYQIDRFSFVDDRGDLHENVTLTDDGIENNFGCNYGCGIFEMTKL; translated from the coding sequence ATGAAAGAAAAGATTAAGCATCAATTAAGAATCCCATACAGCATAATGGTACTATTGGGTTTTGATCCTCGTAAAACAATCCATGCTATAAGAAACTTGCCATTCTATTTGTATGATCTTAAGATCTTAAAAAACCAGCAAGCTTTTACCAAGAATTCTTTTCCATTTGGAAAGTTTTACCCCATTTTTGAAGAAAGGACTATGGAAAGCGGTTCAGCCAAGGGACATTACTTTCATCAGGATTTGTTAGTTGCCAGAAGAATTTCCTTAAACAACCCGAAAATCCACGTAGATGTTGGTTCTCGAGTTGATGGGTTTACTGCTCACGTAGCTTCATTTCGATCAATTGAAGTAATTGATATTCGTCCGCTATCAAGCCACATACCAAACGTCCATTTTATGCAGGCCGATTTAACAAAAAACCTTGAAAAGGATTTAATTGACTATTGCGATTCATTATCATGCCTGCACGCAATAGAACATTTCGGGTTAGGAAGGTATGGAGATCCGGTTAATTACGATGGACATCTTATCGGATTAAAAAACCTATACAGAATTCTCAAGCGATACGGGAAATTATACATCTCTGTCCCGATTGGTCCACAGCGGATTGAATTTAATGCACACAGGGTTTTTTCAATCGTTTATTTGCTCGAATTATTCGTCGGTAAATACCAAATCGACCGCTTTTCATTTGTTGATGATAGAGGGGACTTGCATGAAAACGTTACACTGACCGACGATGGAATTGAGAATAATTTTGGGTGCAACTATGGATGCGGCATCTTTGAGATGACAAAGCTATGA
- a CDS encoding class I SAM-dependent methyltransferase, translated as MVCKYTKLDDWVKELIVDPLSKEPLSIKNTGDYLIAPYGRQYPIVNGIYDLRLLNNKTTKDQKTWKKGQVWFERCTHSLAAHDLEQDYVAQINGVREVYENIPITGRCLDVGGNDGRLRAFLDRNQQYVSCDPFLGVFDNIESRKSLLKAYPFLKDPVNFICCDAEHLPFRSSSFETVHMRSVIDHFLNPELSLNEAYRVLTDNGILIVGLYVRGGKTGKVDLITQFKEIVRAVLPLIGINNHSDHHIWHPTYTELTNLINECGFSISKVHWQKAHDAVCYIEAKKRLGTYAMVT; from the coding sequence ATGGTGTGCAAGTACACCAAATTAGATGATTGGGTAAAAGAGCTGATTGTTGATCCTCTCAGCAAAGAGCCTCTCTCTATTAAAAACACTGGAGACTACTTAATAGCACCTTATGGTCGGCAATACCCGATTGTAAACGGTATTTATGACTTGCGCCTCTTAAATAACAAAACAACAAAAGATCAAAAAACATGGAAGAAGGGGCAGGTTTGGTTTGAACGCTGTACCCATAGCCTTGCAGCACATGATCTTGAACAAGATTATGTAGCTCAAATCAATGGGGTGAGGGAGGTCTATGAAAATATCCCTATAACCGGTCGATGTCTCGATGTCGGAGGAAATGATGGCCGTCTTCGTGCATTTCTCGACCGCAATCAGCAATATGTTTCTTGCGATCCTTTTTTGGGTGTATTTGATAACATTGAAAGCAGGAAAAGTTTACTTAAGGCATATCCGTTTCTGAAAGATCCTGTAAACTTTATTTGTTGTGATGCCGAGCATTTGCCTTTTCGATCATCCTCATTTGAAACTGTTCATATGCGCTCTGTGATAGATCACTTTCTCAATCCAGAATTATCTCTGAATGAAGCCTACAGGGTATTAACAGATAATGGTATTTTGATTGTAGGCTTATATGTTCGTGGAGGGAAAACAGGTAAGGTTGATTTAATAACACAGTTCAAGGAGATTGTCAGAGCAGTTCTTCCTCTTATTGGAATAAATAACCATTCCGATCATCATATATGGCATCCAACATATACCGAGTTGACAAATTTAATAAATGAATGTGGTTTCTCTATATCCAAGGTACACTGGCAAAAGGCTCATGACGCAGTGTGTTATATAGAAGCGAAAAAACGGCTGGGCACATATGCAATGGTAACCTGA
- a CDS encoding O-antigen polymerase, with protein MKNRKLFFYIFIIYLILTLLFWVQDKQAGILFAILSPVSGLFLFIAIREKGITISIFTLFFFLAHGIEPAFFFLDKENYTYYGWGAVKNFNFEVLEFLNIYILVYILMASILIFFIGLRKILFPLDKSLSSCNITKIDDILNINNNIQKKILFQILLIIFISLVIPISIAMFNNQIGILGLPQHRLPFKLTGALYFFRSLLVPVIIFYLYGKSNRSTLLNLIVLICALIAGLSGVSRSTLIFITLPTLFYAFKDRQYIRLVIIFIFISIGYEVITSSRLIVYYSYSGINFFDLIFSPELLRNITWDIPLKIFNNICGRLCGAQNVVLAYQYVIDGRISAIIKYFSLQRVIKDEALEFYGFILPPNMAIGVGIGFIPMLILLANKNIFVLILLGLITAFLLFLAEWMVRKLLSFKNNLSFLAYPLSFLIVYTLISSLSSIFYSFLLISIMINIFQHVRRPS; from the coding sequence ATGAAAAATAGAAAATTATTTTTTTATATATTTATAATATATTTAATATTAACATTATTATTTTGGGTTCAAGATAAACAAGCTGGCATTTTATTTGCCATATTATCTCCAGTATCAGGCTTATTTCTGTTCATAGCGATCCGTGAAAAAGGTATAACAATTTCAATATTCACGCTATTTTTCTTTTTAGCTCATGGCATAGAGCCTGCCTTTTTTTTCTTAGATAAAGAGAACTATACTTACTATGGCTGGGGCGCAGTAAAAAATTTTAATTTTGAGGTGCTTGAGTTTTTAAATATATACATTTTAGTATATATTTTGATGGCTTCCATATTAATTTTTTTTATAGGATTAAGGAAAATTTTATTTCCTTTGGATAAATCGTTATCTTCTTGCAATATAACAAAAATAGATGATATACTTAACATAAACAATAATATACAAAAAAAAATTTTATTCCAAATTTTATTGATAATATTTATATCGTTAGTAATACCGATAAGTATTGCCATGTTTAATAATCAAATAGGAATTCTTGGCTTACCTCAACATAGGCTTCCATTTAAATTGACAGGGGCACTTTATTTTTTCAGAAGCTTGCTCGTCCCAGTTATAATTTTTTATTTGTACGGGAAATCAAATAGATCAACATTATTAAATCTGATTGTATTAATCTGTGCTCTAATTGCCGGTCTTTCTGGAGTAAGTCGTTCCACTCTAATATTTATCACCTTGCCGACATTATTTTATGCTTTTAAAGATAGACAGTACATTAGATTAGTTATCATATTTATTTTTATTTCAATCGGATATGAGGTTATAACTTCTTCAAGACTCATTGTATATTATTCTTATAGCGGAATAAATTTTTTTGACTTAATTTTTAGCCCAGAACTCCTCCGTAACATTACCTGGGATATTCCTTTGAAAATATTTAATAATATTTGCGGCAGGTTATGCGGTGCGCAGAATGTTGTATTGGCCTATCAGTATGTTATTGATGGTCGAATTTCTGCTATAATTAAGTACTTTTCTCTTCAAAGAGTAATAAAAGACGAAGCATTAGAATTTTATGGCTTCATTTTGCCCCCCAATATGGCTATAGGCGTCGGTATAGGATTCATTCCTATGTTAATATTGCTAGCAAATAAAAATATCTTTGTATTGATCTTATTAGGGTTAATTACCGCTTTTTTATTATTTTTAGCTGAATGGATGGTAAGAAAGCTTTTATCATTCAAAAATAACCTCTCTTTCTTAGCTTACCCATTAAGCTTTTTGATTGTTTATACACTTATTTCTTCGTTATCGAGCATATTTTATTCTTTTTTACTCATCTCTATCATGATCAATATCTTCCAGCACGTAAGACGTCCTTCATAA
- a CDS encoding methyltransferase domain-containing protein, translating into MLNKIFNFNQHNRDQWVARKAKEIPVGARVLDAGAGGGRYRYLFSHCDYKTQDFCQLPGYKYGEMDYICDIIDIPVSDESFDIILCTEVLEHVPEPIKVIEEFSRILRQGGRLLLSAPLGCGIHQQPYIFYGGYTPFWFDRFFPKYSLKLMEITPNGGFFKHYGQESTRFLTILFPDNTSSSARILTLPLKVMLACYFRVLMPFVCHYLDRMDLNHHFTVEYFVEAIKRG; encoded by the coding sequence ATGCTCAATAAAATCTTCAATTTTAATCAACATAACCGTGACCAGTGGGTAGCGCGAAAGGCTAAGGAGATTCCTGTTGGAGCTAGGGTACTGGATGCTGGAGCAGGGGGGGGACGATATAGGTATTTATTCTCTCATTGCGATTATAAAACACAGGATTTTTGTCAGTTGCCAGGTTATAAATATGGAGAAATGGATTATATTTGTGACATAATCGATATTCCCGTCTCAGATGAATCCTTTGATATTATCTTGTGCACTGAAGTTCTTGAGCACGTACCAGAACCAATCAAGGTGATCGAAGAATTCTCTCGAATTTTACGGCAAGGGGGCAGACTTTTATTGAGTGCACCCCTGGGATGCGGAATCCATCAGCAGCCTTACATTTTCTACGGAGGGTATACACCCTTCTGGTTTGATCGTTTTTTCCCTAAATATAGCTTAAAGCTTATGGAAATTACCCCAAATGGAGGTTTTTTTAAACACTACGGGCAGGAGTCGACGCGATTTTTAACGATCTTGTTTCCAGATAATACATCATCATCTGCCAGGATATTAACCCTGCCATTAAAAGTTATGCTGGCCTGTTATTTCCGCGTGTTGATGCCGTTTGTTTGCCATTATTTAGACAGAATGGACCTAAATCATCATTTTACTGTTGAATATTTTGTCGAAGCGATTAAGAGAGGATGA